One stretch of Dethiosulfovibrio peptidovorans DNA includes these proteins:
- a CDS encoding RNA polymerase subunit sigma-28 yields the protein MPSREDQRLWAAYRSNPSYKDAVVHRYLPLVKYVVARMTVTPPPGLDYEDLISFGVMGLLNAIDRFDPNRGCTFQTYAVPRIRGAVLDELRKCDWFSRTGREKVHRLERAMEVLLLSGQPIDDKTLKEELGVDDKAYREMLQLASRGFLLSLDEMMALDEGDVSKADLLSAPDPSAQELLENQEEVNRVVEALELLSSREQSVMSMYYIEDMTLKEIGLVLGVTESRVSQIHGKAMSTLRTLLRCDEG from the coding sequence CAGCGTTTATGGGCTGCATATCGTTCGAATCCATCGTATAAGGATGCCGTTGTCCATCGGTATCTTCCTTTAGTAAAGTATGTCGTTGCCCGTATGACGGTTACTCCTCCTCCAGGGCTCGACTACGAGGACCTGATCAGTTTTGGTGTTATGGGGCTTTTGAATGCTATAGATCGTTTTGATCCCAATCGGGGATGTACCTTTCAAACCTATGCGGTTCCCAGAATTAGAGGAGCCGTTTTGGATGAGTTAAGAAAGTGTGACTGGTTTTCCAGGACCGGTCGGGAAAAAGTTCACAGACTGGAGCGAGCCATGGAGGTGCTTCTTCTTTCGGGGCAGCCTATCGACGACAAAACCTTAAAAGAAGAATTAGGTGTTGATGATAAAGCTTATAGGGAGATGCTCCAGTTGGCGTCCCGGGGTTTTTTGCTCTCCTTGGATGAAATGATGGCCTTGGATGAGGGAGACGTAAGCAAGGCGGATCTCCTCTCGGCTCCTGATCCATCGGCTCAGGAGCTTTTGGAGAACCAGGAAGAGGTCAACCGAGTCGTGGAGGCTTTAGAGCTTTTGTCGAGTCGGGAGCAGTCGGTGATGTCTATGTATTATATTGAAGATATGACTCTTAAGGAAATTGGCCTGGTCCTGGGGGTGACGGAGTCCAGGGTGTCTCAAATTCACGGTAAGGCGATGTCCACGCTGCGGACTTTGTTACGGTGTGACGAAGGGTAA
- a CDS encoding polymerase, with protein MSEAITIEINENGVFLSVPEGTLLEDALAALSERNIQELDEAAVRLAVQAPGELRCVAPVQEDRPARIHIDIPRNSLCVRMAIDPPVGNGNWPQLKDLKVALRAKNVVYGVDEDALKKLLEHRIANEWLEVARGVSAVNGQNGEINYEVELGSNRPLSQDGEGKVDLKELSSITIVEKGQMLATRTPATEGRDGIDIYGKTLKAKSGKDRKLPAGKGTVSSEDGMTLYAEHDGHLVLRGNLLEVLAVYTVSGDVDYSVGNIHFIGAVEIQGAVRDGFEVRTSGDIVVGGVVEGAVIETETNLNVKVGITASGKGAIRAGGGITAGYVDKAIIHAGEDVRVKDAIMHSHVSAGKSILLGVQGGKGQIVGGQIQSGLSVRCVTLGSSMGTRTEVHVGVPPQLAERRSELTSWLNENKSKLQQIDSNVEFLKKLEQAGKIDVEKRTILLKLTKGGFQIRSAIEQYTRELEDIESKLEESRSNSRVHVRDICYPGVIITMRGITYKVREEMRHITFCYDRGEIQPRPYESL; from the coding sequence ATGTCTGAGGCTATAACGATTGAGATAAACGAAAACGGTGTTTTCCTTTCTGTCCCCGAGGGAACTCTTCTTGAGGATGCGTTGGCTGCTTTGTCTGAGCGTAATATCCAGGAGCTTGATGAGGCTGCGGTGAGATTGGCTGTGCAGGCTCCAGGGGAGTTACGGTGTGTTGCTCCTGTTCAGGAGGATCGTCCAGCTCGGATTCATATCGATATCCCCAGAAATTCCCTCTGTGTTCGTATGGCCATTGATCCGCCTGTGGGGAATGGAAACTGGCCTCAGTTGAAAGACCTTAAAGTGGCCTTGAGAGCCAAGAATGTCGTCTACGGCGTGGATGAGGACGCTCTCAAAAAACTCTTGGAGCACCGAATCGCCAACGAATGGCTTGAGGTGGCACGAGGGGTTTCAGCGGTGAATGGTCAAAACGGTGAAATCAACTATGAGGTGGAGTTGGGCAGTAACCGTCCCCTGTCCCAGGACGGTGAGGGAAAGGTAGATCTGAAGGAACTTTCCTCGATAACCATTGTTGAGAAGGGGCAGATGTTAGCTACCCGAACTCCAGCGACCGAGGGACGCGACGGCATTGATATTTATGGCAAGACCCTTAAGGCAAAGAGCGGAAAGGATCGAAAATTACCCGCTGGTAAGGGAACTGTTTCGTCTGAAGACGGCATGACCTTATACGCCGAGCATGACGGGCATCTTGTGCTTCGAGGGAACCTTCTGGAAGTTCTGGCCGTCTATACCGTTTCGGGTGACGTTGATTACAGTGTTGGAAATATCCATTTTATCGGCGCTGTCGAGATCCAGGGAGCTGTTCGGGATGGATTTGAGGTGCGGACCAGCGGTGATATCGTTGTTGGAGGAGTTGTCGAGGGGGCCGTCATTGAGACCGAGACTAATCTAAACGTGAAAGTCGGGATCACCGCTTCTGGCAAGGGTGCAATCCGAGCTGGTGGGGGTATCACGGCGGGCTACGTCGACAAAGCAATCATTCATGCCGGAGAGGATGTTCGGGTCAAGGATGCCATCATGCATAGCCACGTATCCGCAGGGAAGTCGATCCTCTTGGGTGTTCAGGGAGGAAAGGGACAGATCGTAGGCGGGCAAATTCAGTCTGGTTTGTCCGTCCGATGTGTGACTTTGGGGAGTTCTATGGGGACCAGGACGGAGGTCCATGTAGGAGTGCCCCCGCAATTGGCGGAAAGAAGGTCGGAGCTGACCTCCTGGCTAAACGAGAACAAGTCTAAACTCCAACAGATCGATAGCAATGTCGAGTTTCTCAAAAAACTAGAGCAAGCAGGAAAGATTGATGTCGAGAAGCGGACCATCCTTTTAAAGCTTACCAAGGGTGGTTTTCAGATTCGATCAGCCATCGAACAATATACTCGGGAACTGGAGGATATCGAATCCAAATTGGAAGAGAGTCGTTCGAATTCCAGGGTTCACGTTCGGGATATATGCTATCCAGGGGTCATCATCACCATGCGAGGCATAACCTACAAGGTCAGGGAAGAAATGCGGCACATCACCTTTTGTTACGATAGGGGAGAGATTCAGCCCCGTCCCTATGAATCCTTGTGA
- a CDS encoding RNA-binding protein, translating to MEEKKNIREETSVSPGDVVTGVVAQVMPYGAFVRLASGQRAMVHISQLSHNFIKNVSDVVTVDQEITAKVIKVDDKGRIDLSVKAMSEPPVRPSRSSFRKSGGPSSGGFSRDGVPRTPEEDFEKKLSTFMKRSDEKIASLNSSKSGGRGGRKKGGR from the coding sequence ATGGAAGAGAAGAAAAACATAAGAGAAGAGACATCTGTAAGCCCCGGAGATGTGGTCACAGGAGTTGTGGCCCAGGTGATGCCCTATGGTGCCTTTGTTCGTCTGGCATCGGGACAGAGAGCGATGGTTCACATATCTCAGCTGTCTCATAACTTCATTAAAAACGTCTCCGATGTGGTCACTGTTGACCAGGAGATCACGGCCAAGGTCATCAAGGTCGATGATAAGGGGCGAATAGACCTATCTGTCAAGGCTATGTCAGAACCGCCTGTGCGCCCCTCTCGATCGTCTTTTCGTAAATCTGGTGGTCCATCATCGGGTGGCTTCTCTCGAGACGGTGTTCCGAGGACCCCCGAGGAGGATTTCGAGAAAAAACTTTCCACCTTTATGAAACGAAGCGATGAAAAAATTGCGTCGCTGAATAGTTCTAAATCTGGCGGTCGGGGTGGTCGGAAAAAGGGCGGGAGGTAA